The proteins below are encoded in one region of Brevundimonas fontaquae:
- a CDS encoding glutathione S-transferase family protein — MHPILLYGFPSGTSLGLIAALEWLGQPYDLCRVDMLGEMRDPSYARLNPRHETPVLITDDGRPISETVAIAAYLAARDPDRRISFEPRSARSDRMHQLIGFLNTGFTGAFGPLWAAMEMETPDPDFQAALRRFGRAAVIERHDKLEDMVGESRFLVGDTPCLADALLAGVARWLEFHEVADIGRWPKLHALRQRVEADPAVLFATALENGDQPPGNGALQKHVLLTDVISQYGR, encoded by the coding sequence ATGCATCCCATCCTGCTCTACGGATTCCCGTCGGGAACCTCCCTCGGACTGATCGCCGCCCTCGAATGGCTGGGCCAACCGTATGACCTCTGCCGCGTCGACATGCTGGGTGAAATGCGTGACCCGAGCTATGCGCGTCTCAACCCCCGACACGAAACACCCGTCCTGATCACCGACGACGGTCGGCCAATCAGCGAAACCGTCGCCATTGCCGCCTATCTGGCAGCGCGCGATCCAGACCGTCGGATCAGTTTCGAGCCTCGATCGGCCCGTTCTGATCGGATGCATCAGTTGATCGGTTTCTTGAACACGGGCTTCACCGGCGCGTTTGGCCCGCTGTGGGCTGCTATGGAGATGGAGACGCCGGACCCGGATTTTCAGGCTGCGCTTCGCCGTTTTGGTCGAGCCGCCGTCATCGAACGTCACGACAAGCTGGAAGACATGGTTGGTGAGAGCCGCTTTCTGGTCGGGGACACGCCTTGCTTGGCGGACGCACTGCTGGCCGGGGTCGCGCGGTGGCTGGAATTCCACGAAGTCGCGGACATCGGGCGATGGCCTAAACTGCACGCCCTGCGCCAGAGAGTCGAAGCCGATCCAGCGGTCCTTTTCGCGACAGCCCTGGAGAATGGAGACCAGCCGCCCGGCAACGGAGCATTGCAAAAGCATGTCCTGCTCACGGACGTCATCTCGCAATACGGACGGTAA
- a CDS encoding winged helix-turn-helix transcriptional regulator, which yields MKDVVSDCPIEEVMRALSGRWPSLLIYYLKDGSKRFSDLKRDNPTVSHRMLTLELRKLEDIGIVSRTDHPGYPRRVDYGLTTAGLTLVPLIDALGDWWEVTQFDRMTRPTLSDAA from the coding sequence ATGAAGGATGTCGTTTCCGACTGTCCCATCGAAGAGGTCATGCGGGCGCTCAGCGGGCGGTGGCCGTCTTTGCTCATCTATTACCTGAAGGACGGTTCCAAACGATTCAGCGATCTGAAGCGCGACAATCCCACCGTGTCGCACCGCATGCTGACACTGGAACTGCGCAAGCTGGAAGACATCGGCATCGTCAGCAGAACGGACCACCCCGGATATCCGCGCCGAGTGGACTATGGGTTGACGACTGCCGGCCTGACGCTTGTGCCGTTGATCGACGCCCTGGGCGACTGGTGGGAGGTTACGCAGTTTGATCGTATGACACGGCCAACTCTTTCTGACGCGGCATAA